Proteins found in one Actinomycetota bacterium genomic segment:
- a CDS encoding sarcosine oxidase has protein sequence ALVVGSAPGEWYLLAPPATAGDVALRIETGGDDGPVSIVDLTHGRALLRLTGVDAASLLSKVCAIDLGDEVTPDGAAFRSSVAGVVTDVVRDDIEGRRSYLLGCERSTGQFLFDALVDAGEEFGVDVDGFRP, from the coding sequence GTGCGCTCGTCGTCGGATCGGCCCCGGGGGAGTGGTACCTGCTCGCCCCGCCCGCGACGGCCGGCGACGTGGCCCTACGGATCGAGACGGGCGGGGACGACGGGCCGGTCAGCATCGTCGACCTGACCCACGGACGCGCGCTCCTGCGCCTCACCGGGGTCGACGCCGCCAGCCTTCTGTCGAAGGTCTGCGCCATCGACCTGGGCGACGAGGTCACGCCCGACGGCGCGGCGTTCCGGTCGTCCGTGGCCGGGGTCGTCACCGACGTGGTGCGCGACGACATCGAGGGCCGGCGGTCGTACCTGCTGGGCTGCGAGCGGTCCACCGGCCAGTTCCTGTTCGACGCGCTCGTCGACGCCGGGGAGGAATTCGGCGTCGACGTGGACGGCTTCCGCCCCTGA